A genomic region of Xanthocytophaga agilis contains the following coding sequences:
- a CDS encoding HPF/RaiA family ribosome-associated protein, translating into MKIDIHMLNFEADDEFLNRIYNRIKSLNNYSELFTNAEVFLKKEQNSEEFNLEIRLHGRATDISANTQLGSFDDALESTYEKILNELKKRNK; encoded by the coding sequence ATGAAAATTGATATTCATATGCTGAATTTTGAGGCAGATGATGAATTTCTGAATCGTATTTATAACCGCATCAAATCACTGAATAACTATTCGGAACTTTTTACAAATGCAGAGGTCTTCCTGAAAAAGGAACAGAACTCAGAAGAATTTAATTTAGAGATTCGTTTACATGGCAGAGCTACAGATATTTCTGCCAATACTCAATTGGGAAGTTTTGATGATGCACTGGAATCTACTTATGAGAAGATTTTGAACGAACTTAAAAAGCGTAATAAATAA
- a CDS encoding tetratricopeptide repeat protein: MNLEQRNNILSKARILKNLKRYDLADAELRKLLVDDPEDAEVLKALAIKEIEQQQYYEAQKYVSQLVGLVINDAYVHYLQAILHLTLQKNTEAEKSIREALTLQPEEPIYYGILAEIFVFQKNWEQVLLVTASGLIFDADNLHCLLLRAWALSHNDRREEAEEVMKKLLSLGPDQSEVICYIGKILYTQKRFDEAYSYFQNALQLDPSNEEARAYALTIRKHQNWLFRNVTSHIIKLPYLFGILPKWGRWLIRLSVGAGCFYLLQGYGLWIQIICACIMAISVKMQLSLYFSPVILLLTKVSDQLTDDDLESKRLAQGGKEPNGIVIPEGFLCIVSFVVLSCWIWGGPALGIIVTSGILVVGVLSIFTLFRKKVFKTNPQKEAIRKQEKEAFEQRREEQKAEWKETKAEIKQEWQTAKDEFKLDMEKVREERKQRNQEREARWQQAEGTRKQNRPQKSILRTIGNVFAWLVIIKVSMYILILLGMGLVSLFS; this comes from the coding sequence ATGAATCTTGAACAGAGAAACAATATATTAAGCAAAGCTAGAATTCTTAAGAATCTGAAGCGATACGATTTAGCAGATGCCGAATTGAGGAAACTCCTTGTTGATGATCCTGAGGATGCAGAAGTATTAAAAGCACTTGCCATAAAGGAAATAGAACAGCAACAATACTACGAAGCACAAAAGTATGTTTCACAGTTAGTAGGATTGGTAATCAATGATGCTTACGTCCACTATCTTCAGGCTATTCTTCATTTAACCCTTCAGAAAAATACTGAAGCTGAAAAATCCATTCGTGAGGCGTTAACACTACAGCCTGAAGAACCCATCTATTATGGAATACTCGCGGAAATCTTTGTTTTCCAAAAAAATTGGGAACAAGTATTACTTGTGACAGCATCCGGACTGATATTTGATGCAGACAATCTTCATTGTCTATTATTACGTGCTTGGGCACTAAGTCATAATGATAGGAGAGAAGAAGCCGAAGAAGTAATGAAAAAACTTCTCTCACTAGGTCCTGATCAATCGGAAGTAATATGTTACATAGGTAAGATTCTATATACACAAAAGCGGTTTGATGAAGCCTATTCCTATTTCCAGAATGCCTTGCAGTTAGATCCTTCTAATGAGGAGGCAAGAGCATATGCTTTAACTATCCGAAAGCATCAAAACTGGCTTTTCCGTAATGTAACTTCTCACATAATCAAATTACCTTATCTATTTGGTATATTACCCAAATGGGGCAGGTGGCTAATCCGGTTAAGTGTAGGGGCGGGATGTTTTTATTTGTTGCAGGGTTATGGATTGTGGATACAAATTATTTGTGCCTGTATTATGGCAATCTCAGTGAAGATGCAGCTATCGTTATATTTCTCTCCAGTGATTTTATTGCTTACAAAGGTCTCAGACCAGCTTACAGATGATGACTTGGAGAGCAAACGATTAGCTCAGGGAGGAAAAGAGCCAAATGGAATAGTGATACCTGAAGGCTTCTTATGCATTGTATCATTTGTGGTTTTATCCTGCTGGATATGGGGTGGCCCTGCTTTGGGTATTATCGTAACCTCTGGCATTTTAGTAGTAGGTGTGCTAAGTATATTTACACTATTCAGAAAGAAAGTGTTTAAAACCAATCCTCAGAAAGAAGCAATCCGAAAGCAGGAAAAGGAGGCATTTGAACAAAGGCGAGAAGAGCAGAAAGCGGAATGGAAAGAAACCAAAGCAGAGATAAAGCAGGAATGGCAGACTGCTAAAGATGAATTTAAGCTGGACATGGAAAAAGTTCGGGAAGAACGTAAGCAACGTAATCAGGAAAGAGAGGCCAGATGGCAACAGGCAGAAGGTACAAGAAAGCAAAATCGTCCCCAAAAAAGTA